In one Nocardioides sp. NBC_00368 genomic region, the following are encoded:
- a CDS encoding AMP-binding protein encodes MTPRTIPALLERAKQTYADHPAIVDGPTTLTYTELADATEKAARAFLASGVRSGDRVAIWAPNRWEFPVAVLGAQTIGAAVVPLNTRYRGHEAREILERSRATALITVNGFLGTDYVQMLHDAGPLPEHLLTVVDLASGWDEFLARGDDTTEKRLSDAKATVTPDTLADLLFTSGTTGKPKGVMSAQRQTIGVADVWARGAALSPEDRYAIVNPFFHGFGYKAGFIAAFTAGSTVYPVATYDPTQALKLIQDERITVLPGAPTIFTTLINHPDLKTYDLSSLRFAIAGAASVPESLFADMRDVLGIDEVKGAYGLTECMVATTTRPGEDPEHVAKVVGPAVEGLEIRTVSASGTDAEPGEDGEVWIRGDNVMLGYFENPEATAEAIDEDGWLHTGDVGYLDEHGCLKITDRIKDMFTVGGFNVYPAEVENTLAGHPGIVEAAVIGIPDARLGQVGKAFVVVRDDLTADTIATWLKDRLANYKQPRTYVLVDSLPRNASGKVLKTDLRDTSI; translated from the coding sequence GTGACCCCGCGCACGATCCCCGCCCTGCTCGAGAGGGCCAAGCAGACGTACGCCGACCACCCGGCGATCGTCGACGGCCCCACGACGCTCACCTACACCGAGCTCGCCGACGCAACGGAGAAGGCCGCGCGCGCCTTCCTCGCCAGCGGCGTACGCAGCGGCGACCGGGTCGCGATCTGGGCGCCCAACCGCTGGGAGTTCCCGGTCGCCGTCCTCGGCGCGCAGACGATCGGGGCGGCCGTGGTGCCGCTGAACACCCGCTACCGGGGCCATGAGGCGCGCGAGATCCTGGAGCGGTCCCGCGCCACCGCACTGATCACCGTCAACGGCTTCCTCGGCACCGACTACGTCCAGATGCTCCACGACGCCGGCCCGCTCCCGGAGCATCTGCTCACCGTCGTCGACCTGGCGAGCGGCTGGGACGAGTTCCTGGCGAGAGGCGACGACACGACCGAAAAGCGTCTCTCGGACGCCAAAGCGACCGTCACCCCCGACACCCTCGCCGACCTGCTGTTCACGTCCGGCACGACCGGGAAGCCGAAGGGCGTGATGAGCGCCCAGCGTCAGACGATCGGCGTCGCCGACGTCTGGGCGCGCGGCGCCGCGCTCTCCCCCGAGGACCGCTACGCCATCGTCAACCCGTTCTTCCACGGCTTCGGCTACAAGGCCGGCTTCATCGCCGCATTCACCGCGGGCAGCACGGTCTACCCGGTCGCGACCTACGATCCGACCCAGGCGCTGAAGCTGATCCAGGACGAGCGGATCACCGTCCTCCCCGGCGCCCCCACGATCTTCACCACGCTCATCAACCACCCCGACCTGAAGACGTACGACCTCTCCTCGCTGCGCTTCGCGATCGCCGGCGCCGCGAGCGTTCCCGAGAGCCTCTTCGCCGACATGCGCGACGTCCTCGGGATCGACGAGGTCAAGGGCGCCTACGGGCTCACCGAGTGCATGGTCGCGACCACCACCCGCCCCGGCGAGGACCCCGAGCACGTCGCCAAGGTGGTCGGTCCGGCGGTCGAGGGGCTGGAGATCCGCACCGTCTCCGCGTCCGGCACGGATGCGGAGCCGGGTGAGGACGGCGAGGTCTGGATCCGCGGCGACAACGTCATGCTCGGCTACTTCGAGAACCCGGAGGCCACCGCCGAGGCGATCGACGAGGACGGCTGGCTCCACACCGGTGACGTCGGCTACCTCGACGAGCACGGCTGCCTGAAGATCACCGACCGGATCAAGGACATGTTCACCGTCGGCGGCTTCAACGTCTATCCGGCCGAGGTCGAGAACACCCTCGCCGGCCATCCCGGCATCGTCGAGGCCGCGGTCATCGGCATCCCCGACGCGCGCCTGGGTCAGGTGGGCAAGGCCTTCGTCGTCGTACGCGACGACCTGACCGCCGACACGATCGCGACCTGGCTCAAGGACCGCCTGGCCAACTACAAGCAGCCGCGGACGTACGTGCTGGTCGACAGCCTTCCGCGCAACGCCAGCGGCAAGGTGCTGAAGACGGATCTGCGTGACACCTCGATATAG
- a CDS encoding TetR/AcrR family transcriptional regulator, which produces MTDTGVAPRRRGTASGSSRRAELLTLAAEMFATKGFSQTTVRDIADAAGILSGSLYHHFRSKEAMLTEVLSGFLDGLNARFTEIVESGVDPQADLDGLIAESFRTIHNERLAVALYQNEASFLATVEGFEFVAERSRDNEALWIRVIEAGQASGVFQDSLDPALTYRFIRDGVWSTVSWYRPGGRHTPETLSEQYLKLLHAGILA; this is translated from the coding sequence ATGACTGACACGGGGGTTGCGCCGAGAAGGCGGGGGACGGCGTCGGGGTCGTCGCGGCGGGCCGAGCTGCTCACGCTGGCGGCCGAGATGTTCGCGACCAAGGGGTTCTCCCAGACGACCGTACGCGACATCGCGGACGCCGCGGGGATCCTCTCGGGCTCGCTCTACCATCACTTCCGCTCCAAGGAGGCGATGCTGACCGAGGTGCTGTCGGGCTTCCTCGACGGGCTCAACGCCCGGTTCACCGAGATCGTCGAGTCCGGCGTCGACCCTCAGGCCGACCTGGACGGGCTGATCGCGGAGTCGTTCCGGACGATCCACAACGAGCGCCTCGCTGTCGCGCTCTACCAGAACGAGGCATCCTTCCTGGCGACCGTCGAGGGCTTCGAGTTCGTCGCCGAGCGCTCCCGCGACAACGAGGCGCTGTGGATCCGGGTCATCGAGGCCGGCCAGGCCTCGGGCGTCTTCCAGGACTCCCTCGACCCCGCGCTGACCTACCGGTTCATCCGCGACGGCGTCTGGTCCACGGTCTCCTGGTATCGCCCCGGCGGGCGGCACACCCCCGAGACGCTCTCGGAGCAGTATCTGAAGCTGCTCCACGCGGGCATCCTCGCCTGA
- a CDS encoding CoA-transferase subunit beta, giving the protein MTTQTITRADVCVAAVSDAFKGSGEVLAHAVGIVPAIGVRLAKATHTPELALSDGEAFMMAEAPPLLKTAAAGGTPEAWVPFRSIFDIVASGRRHSMMGASQIDRYGNQNISSIGDWRQPKRQLIGVRGAPGNTVNHRVDYWVAKHSARIFVDRVDVASGVGNDRAAGTAGRFHDLGVIVTNLAVFGYDDSGLVKVVSIHPGVTPEELQDATGFPIDATDAPLTREPTADELEIIEAEDPKGLRHREVPET; this is encoded by the coding sequence GTGACCACCCAGACCATCACTCGGGCCGACGTATGCGTAGCCGCCGTCTCCGACGCCTTCAAGGGCTCCGGCGAGGTTCTCGCCCACGCCGTCGGGATCGTCCCGGCGATCGGCGTACGTCTGGCCAAGGCCACCCACACCCCCGAGCTCGCGCTCAGCGACGGCGAGGCGTTCATGATGGCCGAGGCTCCTCCGTTGCTGAAGACCGCGGCGGCCGGCGGCACTCCGGAGGCCTGGGTGCCGTTCCGCAGCATCTTCGACATCGTCGCCAGCGGCCGCCGGCACTCGATGATGGGCGCCAGCCAGATCGACCGCTACGGCAACCAGAACATCTCCTCCATCGGCGACTGGCGACAGCCGAAGCGCCAGCTGATCGGCGTACGCGGCGCGCCGGGCAACACCGTCAACCACCGTGTCGACTACTGGGTCGCCAAGCACTCCGCCCGGATCTTCGTCGACCGCGTCGACGTCGCCAGCGGCGTCGGCAACGACCGCGCGGCTGGCACCGCGGGCCGCTTCCACGACCTCGGCGTCATCGTCACCAACCTCGCCGTCTTCGGCTACGACGACTCCGGGCTCGTCAAGGTCGTCTCGATCCACCCCGGCGTGACCCCCGAGGAACTGCAGGACGCCACCGGGTTCCCGATCGACGCCACCGACGCACCCCTCACCCGCGAGCCCACGGCGGATGAGCTGGAGATCATCGAGGCTGAGGACCCCAAGGGTCTCCGCCACCGCGAGGTGCCCGAAACCTGA
- a CDS encoding CoA transferase subunit A, whose product MNKTPLDKTLPLAEVASKLESGMTIGIGGWGSRRKPMALVKEILRSDITDLTVVAFGGPDVGLLARAGKIRKLVYGFVSLDSIPLDPNFTRARERGEIPETNEYDEGMFVAGLRAGANRLSFQPIRAGLGSDVMAMNPDLKTVKSPYDDEEYVAVPGLRLDVSLIHLNRADAAGNGQYLGPDPYFDDLFAMAADTTIMSVEQIVSTDDLTAKAPPQTLLVPRIFVNHVVEAPGGAHFTSCDPDYGRDEELQKAYVAAAKSESDSDWTEFEERYL is encoded by the coding sequence GTGAACAAGACCCCGCTCGACAAGACATTGCCCCTCGCCGAGGTCGCCAGCAAGCTCGAGTCCGGGATGACCATCGGCATCGGCGGCTGGGGCTCGCGCCGCAAGCCGATGGCGCTGGTCAAGGAGATCCTCCGCAGCGACATCACCGACCTGACCGTGGTCGCGTTCGGCGGCCCCGACGTGGGTCTGCTCGCCCGCGCCGGGAAGATCCGCAAGCTGGTCTACGGCTTCGTCAGCCTCGACTCGATCCCGCTCGACCCGAACTTCACCCGCGCCCGGGAGCGGGGCGAGATCCCGGAGACGAACGAGTACGACGAGGGCATGTTCGTCGCCGGCCTGCGAGCAGGCGCCAACCGGCTCAGCTTCCAGCCCATCCGCGCCGGCCTCGGCAGCGACGTGATGGCGATGAACCCCGACCTCAAGACGGTGAAGTCGCCCTACGACGACGAGGAGTACGTCGCCGTCCCCGGCCTCCGCCTCGACGTCTCGCTCATCCACCTCAACCGCGCCGACGCGGCCGGCAACGGGCAGTACCTCGGCCCCGACCCCTACTTCGACGACCTCTTCGCGATGGCCGCCGACACCACGATCATGTCGGTCGAGCAGATCGTCTCCACCGACGACCTGACCGCCAAGGCCCCGCCGCAGACCCTCCTGGTCCCGCGGATCTTCGTGAACCACGTCGTCGAGGCACCGGGCGGCGCCCACTTCACCAGCTGCGATCCCGACTACGGGCGGGACGAGGAGCTCCAGAAGGCGTACGTGGCGGCAGCCAAGTCAGAGTCCGACAGCGACTGGACCGAGTTCGAGGAGCGCTACCTGTGA
- a CDS encoding acyl-CoA dehydrogenase family protein, translated as MRFALTEEQTDLVATVHTLIAKRAASMDLRAAIATPEGYDTILWQTLTEQIGVTALAVPEAYGGVGCTYIEAHLVLEELGATLTPSPFVGTLLATQVLTAAGTPAAGELLERIAGGATAAVMVPDSELVIDATDAEILLVLRGDQVHAVDPSAVTVTTAPAMDPTWRFATVTVDVPGDPVGTVDPAYVTTVGATMMTALQAGAAREALERTVAYLKERHQFGRPLGSFQALKHRCADLLVQVETARTMSWAAAWELTQPAPDRRLVHAAKTWCSDAFSQVAAEMIQLHGGVAITWEHDAHLYFKRAHATAQLFRGDT; from the coding sequence ATGAGGTTCGCGCTCACCGAGGAGCAGACCGACCTGGTCGCGACGGTGCACACGCTGATCGCCAAGCGCGCGGCGTCGATGGACCTGCGGGCGGCGATCGCCACGCCCGAGGGCTACGACACCATCCTGTGGCAGACGCTGACCGAGCAGATCGGGGTGACCGCGCTGGCGGTCCCCGAGGCGTACGGCGGGGTCGGCTGCACCTACATCGAGGCGCATCTCGTCCTCGAGGAGCTCGGCGCCACGCTCACGCCGTCGCCGTTCGTCGGAACGCTGCTGGCGACGCAGGTCCTGACCGCCGCGGGCACCCCGGCCGCCGGTGAGCTGCTGGAGCGCATCGCCGGCGGCGCCACAGCCGCGGTGATGGTCCCGGATTCCGAGCTGGTCATCGATGCCACCGACGCGGAGATCCTTCTCGTGCTGCGCGGCGACCAGGTCCACGCAGTGGATCCCTCGGCGGTCACGGTCACCACGGCCCCCGCAATGGACCCGACCTGGAGGTTCGCGACGGTCACCGTCGACGTTCCCGGCGACCCCGTCGGCACGGTCGACCCGGCGTACGTCACCACCGTCGGCGCCACCATGATGACCGCCCTCCAGGCCGGCGCCGCACGCGAGGCGCTGGAGCGTACGGTCGCCTATCTCAAGGAGCGTCACCAGTTCGGCCGCCCGCTCGGCTCGTTCCAGGCGCTCAAGCACCGGTGTGCCGACCTGCTCGTCCAGGTCGAGACGGCCAGGACGATGAGCTGGGCGGCGGCCTGGGAACTGACCCAGCCCGCGCCCGATCGACGTCTCGTCCACGCCGCCAAGACCTGGTGCTCCGACGCGTTCTCGCAGGTCGCGGCCGAGATGATCCAGCTCCACGGTGGCGTGGCGATCACCTGGGAGCACGACGCCCACCTCTACTTCAAGCGCGCTCACGCCACCGCCCAGCTCTTCCGAGGAGACACGTGA
- a CDS encoding acyl-CoA dehydrogenase family protein, whose protein sequence is MRFGRTPEQHAFSEALDDLLGAADVPAASRAWATGDHSAGLKLWQRLAELGVTGLLVSEENGGLSASAVDLTVAFERLGYHGVPGPWIESVAVAPRLLPGTPEGDLLARLASGEALVSVAPGKRALDADVAERTYALGATLCRAEPGAERTSVDPTRRLFEVTPGEEIATIDPAPALDLGTLACSAQLLGAGLRLLDDSVAYVKQRTQFGRPIGEFQAVKHLLADVRVALDFAAPLVHNAAVELDAGTPTAARAVSAAKVAAGDAAYLASRTALQVHGAIGYTREFDLSLWILKVRALVGAWGTPAEHRARILESLVEAR, encoded by the coding sequence ATGAGATTCGGACGTACGCCGGAGCAGCACGCCTTCTCCGAAGCACTCGACGACCTCCTCGGTGCCGCCGACGTCCCGGCGGCGTCGCGCGCCTGGGCGACCGGTGACCACTCGGCGGGGTTGAAGCTGTGGCAACGACTCGCCGAGCTCGGTGTCACCGGGTTGCTGGTGTCGGAGGAGAACGGCGGCCTGAGTGCGTCCGCCGTAGACCTGACCGTCGCTTTCGAGCGGCTCGGCTACCACGGCGTTCCCGGGCCCTGGATCGAGTCCGTCGCCGTCGCTCCGCGACTCCTGCCCGGCACTCCCGAGGGGGACCTCCTCGCGCGGCTGGCCTCGGGCGAAGCGCTGGTCTCGGTGGCCCCGGGGAAACGGGCGCTCGACGCCGATGTCGCCGAGCGGACCTACGCACTCGGCGCGACTCTGTGCCGAGCGGAACCCGGTGCCGAGCGGACGTCGGTCGACCCGACCCGGCGGCTCTTCGAGGTCACGCCCGGCGAGGAGATCGCCACGATCGACCCTGCGCCGGCGCTCGACCTCGGCACGCTCGCCTGCTCGGCCCAGCTCCTCGGCGCCGGACTGAGGCTGCTCGATGACTCGGTCGCGTACGTGAAGCAGCGGACGCAGTTCGGGCGCCCGATCGGTGAGTTCCAGGCGGTCAAGCACCTGCTCGCCGACGTACGCGTCGCCCTGGACTTCGCCGCCCCGCTGGTGCACAACGCGGCCGTCGAGCTCGACGCCGGCACCCCGACGGCGGCCCGGGCGGTCTCGGCCGCGAAGGTCGCCGCCGGAGATGCGGCGTACCTCGCCTCGCGTACCGCGCTCCAGGTCCACGGTGCGATCGGCTACACCCGCGAGTTCGACCTGAGCCTGTGGATCCTCAAGGTGCGCGCACTGGTGGGTGCCTGGGGCACCCCGGCCGAGCACCGTGCGCGGATCCTCGAATCACTGGTGGAGGCGCGATGA
- a CDS encoding acyl-CoA dehydrogenase family protein, which yields MSTLEFTEAEEAFRLEAREWLAANNPGRLPSMDTAEGAAAHREWERTLASGRWSVVTWPETYGGRDASLTEWVIFEEEYYLAGAPTRISQNGISLLAPIIFGHGTEAQKERYLRDMTDGTLVWAQAWSEPEAGSDLASLRATATRVEGGWKLNGQKTWSSRAPFADRGFGLFRSDPSAERHRGLTYFLFDLHTDGVTVRPIDQLDGTPGFAEIFFDDVFVPDEDVLGGVGDGWKVAMSTAGNERGLSLRSPGRFCAAAERLLDLWATDPQSHLRDQVVDAWIGAEAYRLYTWGTVAHVEAGGSVGAEGSINKLWWSELDLSLHETALSLLGADAELSGPWADDYLFSLSGPVYAGTNQIQRNIVAERVLGLPRGGR from the coding sequence ATGAGCACCTTGGAGTTCACCGAGGCCGAGGAGGCCTTCCGGCTCGAGGCCCGCGAGTGGCTCGCCGCCAATAACCCCGGCCGGCTGCCCTCGATGGACACCGCCGAGGGCGCCGCGGCACACCGGGAGTGGGAGCGCACGCTGGCCTCCGGTCGCTGGTCGGTCGTCACCTGGCCCGAGACCTACGGCGGCCGGGACGCGTCGCTGACCGAGTGGGTCATCTTCGAGGAGGAGTACTACCTCGCGGGCGCCCCCACGCGGATCAGCCAGAACGGCATCTCGCTGCTCGCGCCGATCATCTTCGGCCACGGGACCGAGGCCCAGAAGGAGCGCTACCTGCGCGACATGACCGACGGCACGCTCGTCTGGGCGCAGGCGTGGTCGGAGCCCGAGGCCGGTTCCGACCTGGCCTCGCTCCGCGCGACCGCGACGCGGGTCGAGGGTGGCTGGAAGCTCAACGGACAGAAGACCTGGAGCAGCCGGGCGCCCTTCGCCGACCGCGGCTTCGGCCTCTTCCGGAGCGATCCGTCCGCGGAGCGGCATCGAGGCCTGACGTACTTCCTCTTCGACCTCCATACCGACGGCGTGACCGTCCGCCCGATCGACCAGCTCGACGGCACCCCGGGGTTCGCGGAGATCTTCTTCGACGACGTCTTCGTGCCCGACGAGGACGTGCTCGGCGGCGTCGGAGACGGCTGGAAGGTCGCGATGTCAACGGCGGGCAACGAGCGGGGCCTCTCCCTGCGGTCGCCGGGTCGGTTCTGCGCAGCCGCGGAGAGGTTGCTGGACCTGTGGGCGACCGACCCGCAGTCGCACCTGCGCGACCAGGTCGTCGACGCCTGGATCGGCGCGGAGGCCTACCGCCTCTACACCTGGGGCACGGTCGCCCACGTCGAGGCCGGCGGCTCGGTCGGCGCCGAGGGCTCGATCAACAAGCTGTGGTGGTCCGAGCTCGACCTCTCGCTGCACGAGACCGCGCTCTCGCTGCTCGGCGCGGACGCCGAGCTCTCCGGTCCGTGGGCCGACGACTACCTCTTCTCCCTATCCGGCCCGGTCTACGCCGGCACCAACCAGATCCAGCGCAACATCGTCGCCGAGCGCGTGCTCGGACTCCCGAGGGGTGGCCGATGA
- a CDS encoding enoyl-CoA hydratase, translating to MSATPTETSVVTYETHGPVAVVRLNRPEYRNAQNSKVTYALDAAFTRATNDDEIKVIVLGGNGKHFCAGHDIGTPGRDVDESFERKAVMWWDHVGKSGVDSRFARESEVYLGMCRRWRELPKPTIAMVQGACIAGGLMLAWSCDFIVASDDAFFSDPVVKMGIPGVEYFAHPWVTNPRAAKEMLFTGGRFSASQAERWGMVNHVVPRDDLETETLELAGRIAEMPRLGLALAKKAVNQAEDLMGMRAGMDSVFGLHHAAHAHNAEVGKDSLAGMDAKAMKS from the coding sequence ATGAGCGCCACTCCCACCGAGACCAGTGTCGTGACGTACGAGACCCACGGACCCGTCGCGGTGGTGCGGCTGAACCGCCCCGAATACCGCAACGCCCAGAACTCGAAGGTGACCTACGCGCTCGACGCGGCGTTCACCCGGGCGACCAACGACGACGAGATCAAGGTGATCGTCCTCGGCGGCAACGGCAAGCACTTCTGCGCCGGCCACGACATCGGCACCCCGGGCCGCGACGTCGACGAGAGCTTCGAGCGCAAGGCAGTGATGTGGTGGGACCACGTCGGCAAGTCGGGCGTGGACAGTCGGTTCGCGCGCGAGTCCGAGGTCTACCTCGGCATGTGCCGCCGCTGGCGCGAGCTGCCGAAGCCGACGATCGCGATGGTGCAGGGGGCCTGCATCGCCGGCGGCCTGATGCTGGCCTGGTCCTGCGACTTCATCGTCGCCTCCGACGATGCCTTCTTCTCCGACCCGGTGGTCAAGATGGGCATCCCGGGCGTCGAGTACTTCGCCCATCCGTGGGTCACCAACCCTCGCGCCGCCAAGGAGATGCTCTTCACCGGCGGCCGCTTCTCCGCTTCACAGGCGGAGCGTTGGGGCATGGTCAACCACGTCGTACCCCGTGACGACCTCGAGACCGAGACCCTCGAGCTGGCGGGCCGGATCGCCGAAATGCCGCGCCTCGGGCTCGCCCTGGCCAAGAAGGCGGTCAACCAGGCCGAGGACCTGATGGGCATGCGCGCCGGGATGGACTCGGTCTTCGGCCTCCACCATGCCGCCCACGCGCACAACGCCGAGGTCGGCAAGGACTCGCTCGCCGGGATGGACGCGAAGGCGATGAAGTCGTGA